From Phaenicophaeus curvirostris isolate KB17595 chromosome 2, BPBGC_Pcur_1.0, whole genome shotgun sequence:
TTTTAAACAAGGGGCTTAGAATTATCCAGTTTTTCACAGAACATTTCTGAGGATTTCTTTTGACTACAGGTTGTTTGcaaggacaagaagaaatagcTCATTGTCCTGCTGGAAAATTTCTGGCAATGTGTCATTCCTAATTTAAAACAAGTAATGAAAACCACTACTATCCTATAAAAGCATGAAtcatttaatgcattttaaacttAACATTTCATAAGCTCTTCAAGagagctgaagaagaaaaatgcctcGTTTGATGGATGGTTTATTTCAAGCTCCACTTTGTCCAAAGACAATGCAATTTATAGTTTTTATATCTCCTTGTGAGTTTAACATTCATGTAAAATGCTACCTGCATGGTAAAAAAATCTTGTTCAACAGTGATAGTTTTGCTTAGAATCCCTTGAAGGTTTGTAGCGATAGGACTAgtggcaatgggtataaactggagaggggcagatttagaaaagaaaacggatgaaaagaaaagagacgaaaagaggggaagggaggggaggggaagggaaaggaggggaggaaatTCCTCAAGGCAAGGGAGgaatcccttcccttcccttcccttcccttcccttcccttcccttcccttcccttcccttcccttcccttcccttcccttcccttcccttcccttcccttcccttcccttcccttcccttcccttcccttcccttcccttcccttcccttcccttcccttcccttcccttcccttcccttcccttcccttcccttcccttcccttcccttcccttcccttcccttcccttcccttcccttcccttcccttcccttcccttcccttcccttcccttcccttcccttcccttcccttcccttcccttcccttcccttcccttcccttcccttcccttcccttcccttcccttcccttcccttcccttcccttcccttcccttcccttcccttcccttccctctttcctcctcttttcttttctttcctcctcttttctttccttctcttttctttcctcctcttttctcctctttccttctcttttctcctcttttctttccttctcgttcctcctctttttttatcttttctcccCCGCTCTTttctccccccccgcccccccgctcACTCCGCCCCTGCCGCTGTCCCCGCGCGCGGCCGCGTCACTTCCGGCCGCCATtaccgccgccgccgccgccatgacGGACCGGTACACGATCCACAGCCAGCTAGAGCACCTGCAGTCCAAGTACATCGGCACGGGCCACGCCGACACCACCAAGTGGGAGTGGCTGGTGAACCAGCACCGGGACTCGTACTGCTCCTACATGGGCCACTTCGACCTGCTCAACTACTTCGCCATCGCCGAGAACGAGAGCAAGGCCCGGGTCCGCTTCAACCTCATGGAGAAGATGCTGCAGCCCTGCGGGCCGCCCGCAGACAAGCCCGACGAGTCCTAGGCCGCCGCCCCGCCgggagggagagggatggaTGAAGAGCCCGCTTCTGCGCAGCTTCGGCTGCTTGTTCTGTACAACCGTtccagtgttttggttttgtttttttttttttacttttaaatggaaaataataaaacttacTGGGTGTTTTGCCCTCAGGTCTAAACGGAGTGGTCATTATGCAGTATTaatcatttctgttttgtcagAACCGCTGGGTGCACTTCTCGTAGGCTTTACGGATGGTGGACGCTTTACAGACGGCGTCTTCCTAGCCAGGCCGAGCGGTGCTTTCATACCGAGAGTCTGTTTTGAGGAGGGGAAGCTTGTTGGCAGTCAAAGGATTTGATTTATTATCAGCATTTATTCTGTGGGGTGATTTGGGGTACAGTGCAAGTCAGTCGCTTTAGTGCTTTAAAACTACACACCTTTCCTCTCAACTGTATTTTGAATTTCCAAAACTTGATTTTCTCTGATCCAACTtagccacttttttttttttaatactgctttCTAGCCATCTAGTGATTAAAACTTTTCTGCATCGCACTAAAGTGTATTAGTGTGGGCTTACACACTGTTAGTAAGGAATAGGTGATGCAGAGGCTTGGGAAAAGCTAAACCGTTCTGCCAGATGACTTCTCCAAATTTACTTCCCAAGAGAAACATATGGGTGACTTACTACTATTTCAAAGCAAGATCCCTTGAGGTGACACAATCTTCAATGAAACTGCAAACCAAACTGATGTTGCTTCTGATTTGTCACTTGAAATAGGTTTTCTGTTCACTTGTcatagtaaaaataatttttgagttCTAATGAATGGGAAGGCCTCAGTAAAACTTAAGGATGTGTTGCTTGAAGAAAATGGGTGCTCTTATttctggacaggctgagagacttggggtggttcaacctggagaagagaaggttctgaggagatcttacagtgacctccctgtacctgaaggggctacaggaaagctggggagggactgttcacaaaggcttcttGTGATAGTACAGGGGgaagtgggtataaactggagacgggcaggtttagactagacataaggaggaatttcttcactatgggggtggtgaggccctggcacaggctgcccagggaagctgtggctgccccatccctagaggtgttcaaggccaggctggatggggccttgggcagcctgggctggtgggaggtgtccctgcctgtggcagggggattggatctggatgatctttaaggtcccttccaacccaaactgttctgtgactctatgattctatgatgtggaGCACTGTTAAGCGTGGAcatgtttgtgggttttttcttagattgctttggttttgttagtTTTGTACTTTGGAGAAGAAAGTTCAGTGTTCTCTGATCCTATTAAAGCTCTGTGCAAACTTAAtaagttttttttgttaaatctcAAAATTTCTGAGTGCTGAACTTCTCACAGTCTTTATTGAGTATTATAAAACTAAGCTATTCATAATACTGTAGTAAAGTAAGAAAGAGGGTGTTAGGTCCGTGGCCTACGCTGAAGTCAGTGCATCTGTCTTCTGAAGGATTCGAAGATGgcatttttccagttttgttgCACACATAGGGATGAGGGCAATGGTCCAGTGGTCCTAAATGAATTTTACCTGCAAGTTTTGTGGGGAACTACTGCAATTTCCAGTACACAAGTGGGATTTGTAGCAAACTCCTGGATTGCACCTTTTGTGTAAGTTCGTGCAGGTAATTTGAAAAGAATCAATTCCTCATATATTGAGGAATGTGGCTGAAAGATTTTCCCTAACCGAGTTCTGGCACTTAGCTAGTAGGCATGCAATGTATCAAAAACTGAGCAAAATTGGTATCTAAATAATTTCCTGTTAATAAAAGTTATAAAAGTGTGTTCTCTGACAAAATCTTAGAAACTTGCCTTTTCCCTGTACAAACAGGCAGCGTGTAGTGAAGAAGGGTGGAATGGGAGAGTCCCCACTGCAAAAGCTGCTGTTCCTGATTCTCTTGCATTGCATACACCATAGCTACTCTgtccagagagaagaaaagaagagtaGAAGCATCAATTACTTGATTGCATCGCCCCATGAGACGTTCTCTAAGGCATCTTGCTCGTCTGCTAGCAGCCAATGAGCAGCTGATATGTACAACAGACAATGATGCTGTGTTAGTTTGCTGATGGCAAAGGAGCTTGAGCCTCAGTGCTGGGACTCGGAAACTGGAAGATGTGGAGTGAGAGCAGAAATGCTTGTGTGATGGGTTGGAAACTGCACTTGTGTTGTTTTGTGATGAGAAGCCTTGATTCTTGCATGGGAGGTGAAACAAACTATGCAACTTAATACTCTCctgcataaaataaaacttaaaaaaatttcaAGGAAGTATAAATTACTAATAATTAGCTCTATAGATAGCACTATGGATATCCTCAGTACTCACtaagtacattttaaaatatgacacATTGTAGCGATGGAGGCAAGGGCTCCATTTGGAGGTGACAAATGAAATCCCTTTATTAAGCACAAGCGATCCCTTTTATACCCCTGCTTTGTTGAGGCAGTGCTTTTCCACTTACCAAAATAGCTCAGTtatacttttttgttttcaagccTTGCAAAGTCTGGTTTTAGTCCAATTATCTACAGCTCTTAGCAACAACCAGGGTCCTGTGGTCTCCTCCCTTCTGTATCCCACGGTCTCCTGCCTACCAGGGCAATAATATCTTTATTGGTTTTGATTAACAAATCACCACCTGGCCTCACAACATGTAAGTAAAGATTAACGACCTTTTGCAGGCCATCTCTTTATTATGAAGTCCACACAGCCTTCAGGGACCAGCCTTACTTACACGGTGAGGGAGCTTACTGATTCTGCGGGGTGTACTTGCTCAGATCTCTGTTGAGCAGGTGCCTCTGTTCTAGTGTGGTTGGAAAGGGTTTTCAGAGTGTCTGTACTAAGTAATGACAGTGAAACATTACAAACACTTCGTTAAGAAACAGACAACCAAAGGGAAGTTTGAATTCCTACAAATACAAGACAAACTTGAGAACTGGGGGATGCTGAAGAGTGTGTTTCTGGACTATGGTATTCTTCCTAATTTCCAAGGCATTTGTAAAACCAGTGAAGGCAGTGAGCTTATTTAGTACATACATTTCAGTATAAAGAAAGGATAAAGCATCCTAAGAACAGAGCTTGTTACCCACCCCACTGGGGTGCATGTCTTTCACTTCTATCCTGACTGAAAGGTGCAGGGTACCATTTGTGTATAAATTGACTTGATATTCCTGTTACGTTCCTTTTGTACCCAAGCAGTATGGCTTTAACTGGGCTTCCCACGGTGACCTCTGGCTCATTTTCCTGAGTTTCTGTAGCTTAATTTCAATAGTACGAAGTGTGAGAAATATAAACTCTTTCAAACGTGACGTGTTATATTCGGTAAGAAGGAATTTCACCTCCTTTTGTTCTTCTAGTTAACATACCTTTGTAAATTCTCTGTAGAGTTGAACATATTCGAAaaatgaattagaaaaaaactaaTAGATCTTCTATATAGTATTTAATGACTTTAGCTAAAAATAGAATACTGAAATGATGCTAAGATTTCTGAATACAGTGAGAAGTATGAAGATGGCAGGTGAACGGAGAAAGTTTTGCTTCTGGTGCCTTAATTGTAGAATAttcaagagaagaaaggacAAGCTCGACTGTTACAGAGAAAGCATACCAAGCTTCATCTTAAGGTGGTTTATTTTACTTAGAAAAGGGATACACTTAATCTAGAGAATATTACTGTAGAGGTGCACTAGAACCTTCAGTTTTAATTATGTTTGTTACCATTCTCTTGGTAATGTGACTGCATTTTACACGGAGTAGTTTACCTCTGAGGATTAACAATAATTATATAAATTATGAAATCTTGGCTATTTACTCAGTTTATGTCCCAGTTACTTTTCGCTATAAGggatttacttttccttttctcttgctACACCAGAGGGCAGCAAATGATGCTGCTATTCAGCCCAAGGCATGACAAATAATAGAACTACATATGATCTTGCAAAGTTCCTTTGCAAAAATGGATGGgaacttttaaaaattgctaAAACTTTCCTATAGGCAGAAATGCTTGGCTTTTTCCAGTGGGGCAGTTCTGAGTTTCAGAACATATATTATACCTTTTATTTACCATGAGTGAATAGAACAGTATGGGACCCCTAGTATAATGCCATAGTTCTGTAGTTCTGAACACcttaattttttacattttctgattTATCAGGATGATCGCAGTACATTAGTTAACATTTGCACAGCAGAACAATTGCAGTAGTTAGGTattttcacaaaggcttgtagtgataggactgggggcaatgggaataaactggagaggggcagatttagactaaacataaggaggaatttcttcaccatgagagtggtgagacactggcacaggttgcccagggaagctgtggctgctccatccctgggggtgttcaaggccaggttggatgggaccttgggcagcctggtctggtgggaggtgtccctgcccatggcaggggggttggaattggatgggctttaaggttacttccaacccaaactattctatgattttatgattctattttctGCAAATGGTAGAATTTGGGCCACTTCTTTCACATTAGTCTTATTCAGCATAAATTAGTTGCTTTTTAGAATCATTTGCACATACTAAACATTCATGGATGATAGCCCATTTTAGCATCGGGATTTTACTTCAGCACATCagctatttccttttttaaagctgAACTGTTTTAGGCATCACTTTCCGAATACTCATCAGAGCTTTGTTGGTTCTGTGCTGATGCACCACTAATTCCACAGATTTTcctaaagcaaaatgaaaacaaacaaaaagccaaagaTCTATTCGGTTTCATAGTACCCAAAGGGGGCTTAAATGTATATTTACAActttttaagttgtttttcAGTCGTTAAAATTTAAccatgcaatattttttttagtactGTTATTATAATGCATTCATAAATCTACACTCTTATGAATTAATAAAAATGCTCATTTTCCACTGCCCTGAGGCTAGCTTGATTGCCCAAAAGAActtaaaatcatttaaaacaGATGAAACTGTGGCATATTTCAGTAAGTTAGACATCCTTGTTTGAAAATTTCATTAATGTTCACTTATTTCTCATCTGTTTGCCATTCTCCTTCtttagtcttattttttttaatataaaaaaaccttTACAAATATGATACAGTACAGTCTGTTTCTTGGTACCCTTTCAAATTGAGCCATTGTTCTATGCTATCATGAAGAAATGTGTCAGGATGCTGACATACCTGAATGATTCTGACTGCTCTAAAAATACAACTagaataacatttttcttgGGTTCAGAACTGTAAGtttttgctttctcattttcatgCCAGCTCGGTAATTACTCTATTGCAATAGCACACAACATATTCTGGATTTACTCCCCCTTTCTCATTGACACATACCAGAACAGTCTCTGCCACAAGTAGTTCATGACCGGAATTTATTTTGAAACCCACCTCGAACAGCGGGAACAGTCCACCTCAGATATG
This genomic window contains:
- the SF3B5 gene encoding splicing factor 3B subunit 5, translating into MTDRYTIHSQLEHLQSKYIGTGHADTTKWEWLVNQHRDSYCSYMGHFDLLNYFAIAENESKARVRFNLMEKMLQPCGPPADKPDES